A genome region from Polyodon spathula isolate WHYD16114869_AA chromosome 19, ASM1765450v1, whole genome shotgun sequence includes the following:
- the LOC121294841 gene encoding CD44 antigen-like — MTWSQNLLLLACGLIALQSSLAAQGVIRSCSYGGLFHVEQNGRYSLTYSTAEKLCMSIGTTLATKEQVQRAFDLGFQTCRYGWIQNHSIVILRQEPYTLCAANKTGIIIISDMISQPYDAYCFNVSDTKDKNCEFSIVPSNTFETFLDAHVDNESTTEFTPASPRPEGEPAALPTITETTQKTTAAIVPPVHMGEDEVSHTGQHDDSTTESMVIEQDSGTGTVSTTTSAAIVPLVHMGEDEVSHMGQHDVSTTESIVIEQDSGTDIASTTTSAAIVPPVHVDEYNVDTGPQDKLITQSPTSSTSEPLAGEDSWQDINKDPETGTVSTTTSAVIAPTVQVDEDKVSHTGQHFDSTTESTVIEQHSETGIVSTTTSAAIVPPAHVNKDKVSHTGQHDDSTTESPNVEEDSETGTVSTTTSAAIVPPVHMGEDEVSHTGQHDYSTTESMVIEQHSETGTVSTTTSAAIVPPAHVNKDMVSHTGQHDDSTTESPNVEEDSETGTVSTTTSAAIVPPVHMGGDEVSHTGKHDDSTTESPNTEQDSETGTVSTTTSAAIVPPVNVAKDKATPIEPTAGDTTANDVQEGDDAGPEVTTQSHHSSTFHISAGEDTSQYGNNDKMIRSGGLGLMTSAPPAKQASRVAPDWLVIVAVVAASLIIVLVCAVISSKKRWCGKKKTLVINGNAGEKGGKEQEMVQLMNKEKIRQNGAASEEFTIITLEEPAEKRS; from the exons atgacttggtcACAAAACCTGCTTCTTTTAGCTTGCGGATTAATTGCACTTCAGAGTTCTTTAGCAGCTCAAG GTGTGATACGGAGCTGTAGTTATGGTGGGTTGTTCCACGTGGAGCAGAATGGGCGCTACAGCCTCACGTACTCCACCGCAGAGAAACTCTGCATGTCCATTGGCACCACTCTGGCCACCAAAGAGCAAGTCCAGAGGGCCTTTGACCTTGGCTTTCAGACCTGCAG ATATGGTTGGATTCAGAACCACAGTATAGTGATCCTGCGACAGGAGCCTTACACCCTATGTGCCGCTAACAAAACtggcatcatcatcatcagcgaCATGATCTCACAGCCCTATGATGCCTACTGCTTCAACGTATCGG ATACAAAGGACAAAAACTGCGAGTTTTCGATCGTGCCgtcaaatacatttgaaacattcCTGGACGCCCATGTGGATAATGAAAGTACCACAG AGTTCACCCCAGCATCACCTCGCCCTGAAGGGGAGCCTGCAGCGTTGCCCACCATCACAGAGACCACACAAAAGACAACTGCAGCGATAGTTCCACCAGTACACATGGGTGAGGACGAGGTCTCTCATACTGGTCAACATGACGATTCCACAACTGAATCTATGGTTATTGAACAAGACTCTGGAACTGGCACTGTTTCCACAACCACCTCTGCAGCAATAGTTCCACTAGTACACATGGGTGAGGATGAGGTCTCTCATATGGGTCAACATGATGTTTCCACAACTGAATCTATAGTTATTGAACAAGACTCTGGAACTGACATTGCTTCCACAACCACCTCTGCAGCTATAGTTCCACCAGTACATGTTGATGAGTACAATGTTGATACAGGGCCTCAAGACAAGCTCATCACTCAGTCACCAACAAGTTCAACCTCTGAGCCTCTAGCTGGAGAAGACAGCTGGCAAGATATCAATAAAG atcCTGAAACTGGCACTGTTTCCACAACCACCTCTGCAGTGATAGCTCCAACCGTACAAGTGGATGAGGATAAGGTCTCTCATACTGGTCAACATTTTGACTCCACAACTGAATCTACGGTTATTGAACAACACTCTGAAACTGGCATTGTTTCCACAACCACCTCCGCAGCGATAGTTCCACCAGCACATGTGAATAAGGACAAGGTCTCTCATACTGGTCAACATGATGATTCCACAACTGAATCTCCAAATGTTGAAGAAGACTCTGAAACTGGCACTGTTTCCACAACCACCTCTGCAGCGATAGTTCCACCAGTACACATGGGTGAGGACGAGGTCTCTCATACTGGTCAACATGACTATTCCACAACTGAATCTATGGTTATTGAACAACACTCTGAAACTGGCACTGTTTCCACAACCACCTCTGCAGCGATAGTTCCACCAGCACATGTCAATAAGGACATGGTCTCTCATACTGGTCAACATGATGATTCCACAACTGAATCTCCAAATGTTGAAGAAGACTCTGAAACTGGCACTGTTTCCACAACCACCTCTGCAGCGATAGTTCCACCAGTACACATGGGTGGGGACGAGGTCTCTCATACTGGTAAACATGATGATTCCACAACTGAATCTCCAAATACTGaacaagactctgaaactggcaCTGTTTCCACAACCACTTCTGCAGCGATAGTTCCACCAGTAAACGTGGCCAAGGATAAGGCCACTCCTATAGAGCCCACTGCTGGGGACACAACTGCAAATGACGTTCAGGAAGGTGATGACGCAGGGCCGGAGGTCACTACTCAGTCACATCACAGCTCAACCTTCCACATCTCAGCAGGAGAAGATACATCACAGTATGGGAATAACG atAAGATGATCCGGAGTGGAGGACTTGGATTAATGACATCAGCCCCTCCAGCAAAACAGGCTTCTAGAGTTGCTCCAG ATTGGCTGGTTATAGTAGCTGTAGTGGCTGCTAGTTTAATAATAGTCCTTGTGTGTGCAGTTATCTCATCCAAAAAGAG GTGGTGTGGGAAGAAGAAAACTCTCGTGATCAATGGGAATGCTGGTGAGAAGGGGGGGAAGGAGCAGGAGATGGTGCAGCTGATGAATAAGGAGAAAATCCGGCAGAATGGTGCAGCCAGCGAGGAGTTCACCATCATCACCCTGGAGGAGCCAGCCGAGAAACGCAGTTAG